Part of the Pseudodesulfovibrio hydrargyri genome is shown below.
TGGTGGCCGAGGGAGCCGTGTCCACGGTCCGCTCCTCGGTGCTCAGTTCGTGCTGGAGCAGACGGAGGATGGATTCCTCGTCGTCGATGACCAGGACCTTGTAGCCGTTAGCCATGGCGGCCTCGTTTGCCGATGGGCAGGGTGACCGAGAAACATGTGCCGGTGCCGAGCTCGCTGTTGACCGTGATCTCCCCGCCGTGGTCCTGGACGATGTGGTAGCAGGTGGCCAGGCCGATGCCGATGCCCTTGCCCACGGGCTTGGTGGTGAAGAACGGTTCGAAGAGCTTGTCCAGGTTCTTTTCCGGGATGCCGCAGCCGGTGTCGCTGACGGCCATGCGCACGCCGCCCTCGTGGAGACAGGTGGACACGCACAGTTCCCCCTCCTCGCCGATGGCGTCCACCGCGTTGGTCAGCAGGTTCAGGGCGACCTGCTTGAGCTGCGCCTCGTCGCCGTAGATCATGGGCAGGGTCTCGGCCAGGGACATGGAGACCTTGAGCTTCGGGTGGTTTTTGAAATGGTGCTGCAGGATGCGGATGGTGTCCTTGACCACGCGGTTGACGCTGACCTGGGTGAAGTCGGCCACCATGGGGCGGCTGAAGGTCAGCAGGGTCTGGACTATCTTCTGGCAGCGCGAACACTCCTTGAGGATGGTGTCCGTGTATTCCTTGAAATCCTCGTAGAGCTCGTCGTCCACGACGTTTTCCAGCCGGGGGAGGCGGCGCTTGAGCCCCTCGGCGAAACCGGCCACCGCGGCCAGCGGATTGTTGACCTCGTGGGCCACGCCCGCGGCCAGCATGCCGGTGGTGGCCATCTTCTCGGCCTGATAGAACTTGGCCTGGTATTCCTTTTCCATGGTCACGTCCCGCTTGAAGATCAGCACCCTGTGCTGGGGCAGGTGGGGATTCTTCAGGGGGGCCGCGACCATCTGGAACTGGCGGTTGCGCCCGCCGATGCGGAAGATGGCCGTCTCCCGGCAGACCGTGTCCGTGCTCAGGGACCGGAAGGCCGGGCATTCGTGGCACGGGTAGTTGGTGTGCCGGAAGACCTCGTAGCAGTACCGGCCGATGGGGTTGATGCCCGGAAAGAGCTCCAGGAAGACATGGTTGACCGAGATGATCTCCAGGTTCTCGGAGAGGACCATCATGACGTCGGTGATGCCTTCGAGGATGGCCGCGATCTCGAGGCGCTGGTCCTCGGACTCCCGGTGGCTGGCGGTCAGCTTCTCGATGCTCTGGCGCAGTTCCTGGAAAAAGTTGAGCTTGCTGTGCTCAATGCCCATGAGGTCTTCGAGTGTGGTCTTCGCGGTGCTCACCATGCGGCCTCGCATATGCTCATCAGGTCCTTGCAGGTCGCCTCCCGGGGGTTGGTCAGGGTGCAGGCGTCGGGCAGGGCCTTGTGGCAGAGCAGTTCCAGTTCGCTGTCGTCGGGCAGGATGTCGTTCAGGCGGCAGGTGGCCCCCAGGTCCAGGAACAGCTGTTCCAGGTACTCGATGCCCTTCATGGCCTGCTTTTCCTCGGACCGGCACTGCACGCCGGTTATCTGGAAGCCCACGCGGGCCAGCTTCTTGGGCCGGGACATGAGGTTGAAGCGCATGACCGAGGGGAGCAGCACGGGGTGGACCATGCCGTGCAGGACGTCGAACCGCCCGCCGATGGAGTGGGCCAGGGAGTGGGCGATGCCCAGGCCCGCGTTGCTGAAGGCCATGCCCGCGGCCGTGCTGGCGATGCTCAGGTTCTTGAGCGCCTCCGGGGACTTGGAGTCCACCGCCTCGCGGACGTTTTCCATGAACAGCTGGATGGCCTGCATGGACTGGGGCTCGGTGAACGGCGAGGCCATCCGGGAGACGTAGGACTCCACGGCGTGGGCCAGGGCGTCCACGGCAGACGCGGCGATCAGTTCCCGACTCTTGGTCATCAGGATCATGGGGTCGATGATGGACAGGTTGGGCACCAGCGAACGGCTGATGATGGACATCTTCACCTGGCGCTCCACGTCGGTGATGATGCAGAACTGGGAGACGTCCGACCCGCTGCCCGCAGTGGAGGGAATGAAGATCATGGGCGGCAGGGGGCGCATGATCTTGTTGGCGCCCTCGTAGTCCCTGATCCGCCCGCCGTTGCCCACGATGGTGGAGATGCCCTTGGCAGCGTCGATGGGGCTGCCCCCGCCGATGCCGACGATGACGTCCGCGCCGTTCTCCACGTACAGTTCGGCCCCCTTGTGGACCTGCACGTCGCGGGGATTGGAACTGACCTCGTTGAAATAGACGCACTCGATGGAGTCCTTGCGCAGGAGATCCATGACGACCTCGACCCAGCCCGCCCGTTCGACACCGGGGTCGCTGACCAGCAGGACGCGCTTGGCCCCCAGGCGCCGGGCGCAGGGCGCAAGGTACTTTATGCTGCCGTTGCCGAAGATGACTTCCGGAATGGCGAATTTTGTGATGAGCATGACATCTCCGCACGTAATTGTAGTGTGCTCAAGCGTACTCAGTTTCCTCTAATTTAGGCAAGCCCTTTGCCGAGGTTCTCATTTTTGCACCAGCCACGCGGCCCGGCCCGCGCGGCGCAATGGTGAGCTCCCGGGAAATCGGTCGGTTGCGTCCCTTTTTTCGCCACGCCCCGCTTCGGGCGGCTCGGCGGGCGGGCCGATGCGGCTGAGTGATTGTGCCCATGCATAGAAAAGAGATTTCTTTTTGTGATGATTATTCTTTTGATGAGTATGGTGTATGGACGAAACCGGGATGGGTGTCGAGCCTGACGCCATCCCGGGTATCGATGGCAGGCATGGCGGATTCTCTCCCCTGCGGCAAACGGCGCTTCCCGGGCGGGAAGGGCCGGGAGAGAGGATCTCCTATATAATATCAAACCGGACCGATTGCGGGCACACTGGTCCTCAAACGGACAACCGCAATGCTATACCGTTAGGGAAGGAGGCAAGTATGGCGAAGGCAACGATTACCCGATCCTCGTGCAGGGGCTGTCACGGCGTCTGCCAACTTCTCGTCCACCAGGACGAGACCGGCCGGATCGTCAAGATCACCGGCGACAAGGACAGCCCGACCAGCCAGGGGTTCATCTGCCCCAAGGGCGCGCGGGCGGCCGACACCCTGTACCATCCGGACCGGATCACCCGGCCGATGCTGCGCGAAAAGGGGCGCGGCGAGGCGGCGTGGCGGGCCATAGAATGGGACGAGGCCCTGGACCTGATGGAGAGCCATTTCAAGCGGATCATCGACGAGCACGGTCCGGAATACATCGCCATCGCGCAGGGCACAGGGCGGCCCTACACGGAGTTCACGCCGCGCTTCTGCAACGCGCTCGGCTCCCCGAACCACGTTTCGCCCGCGCACAACTGCTACGTGCCCCGGAACATCTGCGCCGGAATGACCATGGGCTGGTTCCCCCAGCCGGACATCTACGGCCGTTCCGGGACCATGCCGCGCTGCGTCATGGTCTTCGGCAGCAACATCATGGAGTCCGGGGGCGAGGGCGGCTATTGCGGCAAGATGGTCACCAAGGCCCTGGACCAGGCGGACAAGACCATCATCATCGACCCCCGGCGGATCAAGGCCTGCGAGGGCAGCGACTACCACCTGGCGCTTCGGCCCGGTTCGGAGTGCGCGCTCATGCTCGGCATGCTCCACGCGGTCATCGTCAACGAGGCCTACGACAAGGACTTCGTCGAGAATCACTGCTTCGGCTTCGATAAGCTGCAGGCCCATATCCAGCCGTTCACGACCCGGTGGGCGCAGGAGATCACCGGCGTACCCGCCGAAATGATCGAGGAGGCGGCCCTGACCTTTGCCCGGACCGGGCCCTCGGCGCTGATCTGGGGCAACGGCATCGACGAGAGCGTGTCCGCGTTCCAGACCGCCCGGGCCGTGTACCTGCTGCTGGCCCTGTGCGGCAGCATCGACGCGCCCGGCGGCATGGTCCGCTGGGTGCCGCCCGCGAACCTGCGGCCCAAGTCCCACATGGTGGACCACTCGGTCCAGGGCGCGCAGTTCCTCTCCCCGGAGCAGCAGAAGAAGTGCATCAGCCCGTTCCCGCTCTGCCCCGGGGCGCATCCGCCGACCTTCTGGCAGGCCTGCGTGGACGGCAAGCCCTACAAGCCCAAGGCCATCTGGCTGATCGGCACCAACCCGATCATGACCCACACCCGGGGCGACGTGGTCCAGAGGGCCCTGCGCGACCACATGGAGTTCGTGGTCACGTCCGACTTCTTCATGACGCCCACGGCCGCCGTGTCCGACCTGGTCCTCCCGGCCGCCCACTGGCTCGAGCAGGAGGACGTGGTCTACTTCCACAAGATCTGGTGCGTGCTGTCGCGCAAGAAGCTGGCCCAGGTCGGCGAGACGCGCGACGACCGGGCGGTGATGCTCGAGATGGCCCACAGGCTGGGCCTTGACGAGGCCTTCCCCTGGAAGGACTGGGACGACTACCTGAAGTGGATCCTCGAGCCGTCGGGCATGACCTTCGAGGAGTTCGCCGAAAAGGACATCCTGTTCGGCGACATGGGATACCGGAAGTATGAAAAGGAAGGGTTCAAGACCCCCAGCGGCAAGTTCGAACTCTACTCCAACGTCATGGAGCACATGGGGCTGGATCCCCTGCCCGTGTACACGGAGCCGCCCCTGTCCCCGGTCTCCACGCCGGAACTGCTGGACGAGTATCCCTTCATCCTCATGACCGGCTGCAAGATCAAGGGGTTCTTCCACTCCGAAGGGCGCAACATCCCGGCTCTGCGCAAGCTCCACCCCGACCCGATGGTGGACATGCACCCCGAGGACGCCGCGGCGCTCGGCCTCGAGGCCGGGCAGATGGTCGAGGTGGCCACTCCGTACGGCAGACAGCGGTTCAAGCTGCACCCCGACGACCGCCTGCAACGGGGCGTGGTCCATGCCGAGCACGCCTGGTGGTTCCCGGAGCGGGAAGAACCCGACTTCGACTGCTTCACCAGCAACGCCAACCTGCTCTTCGGCAACGAGCACTTCGACCCCATCTCCGGGGCCCAACCCCTGAAGTGCCTGCTCTGCGCGGTGCAGCCGCTGTCGGACGCGGTGGAGAGCGCGGCCTGACGACGGGACAAAGGACGAAACACGGCCCGGCCGGCTTCCAGAGTCGGCCGGGCCTTCGATGAACCCGGGGGAACGGATTTTCCGGCCAAGGCAGTGAAGAAGAGGCGGCATGCCACCTGTCGCCAAATCTTAATCAGGTGATTGACAGCCGTTAATCGAATGATTAAAAATAGGGTATGACAAAACGGGAAAGCATATTGAAGGCGGCGGCCAAGCTCTTTGCCGACTACTCCTACGACATGGTCGGCATTCGGGACATAGCCAGGGAAGCGGACGTCAACAGCGCGATGATCTCATACTATTTTGGTGGGAAGAGCGGGCTGCACAGGGAGATTTTCGCCCGGTTCGTCCAGGTCGTGCTCGCCGTCGCCCGGGTGCACCTGGAGCGCGCCGCCGACAGCCTTGATCTTTGCAACGGCACGTGCCGGGCCCTTCTGGACGTGGCCCGCAAGAACCGCGAGGTATTTCTGGTCGGGCTGCGTTCGATGAACAGGGACCTCGAGTGGCTCAAGGACGACCAGGAGTGGCTCAGGGAGAAGAGCGACGAGTATTTCGCCGGATTTCTCGCCAGGACCGGGCGCAGGGAAAAGATGCCCCAGACGCAGCGGCTCATATTCGACGGGGTCATGGGGATGCTCTTCTCCGACTACCTCCTCGGCGGCGGCGACAATATTAATGATGATGAATCATTGGATAAGTATGCGGAAACCATAACGCAGATACTGAGCTACGGACTGCCCTCGCTGGTGGAGTAATTTTTTTTTGGCCTGTATTAATCAAGTGATTGATTAATTCCATACTTGGGAGAGAAAATGATGAAAAATATTGTTTTGATATTGGCGTTGACCATCTTTGTGGCCGGTTGCGGAGACGGCGAGAAGGTCGTCAAGCCCGAGGCGGTGCGCCCTGTGCGGGTGTTCACCACGGACGGGACCGTCCAATTGGATTCACGGACCTACCCCGGCAAGGTGAAGGCCTCCAAGGAGGCGACCCTAGCCTTTCGCCTGTCCGGCGAAGTGGTGGAATTGAAGGTCAACGAGGGCGATTTCGTGCGCAAGGGCCAGCTGATCGCCATGCTGGACCAGCGGGACTACCGCGCCGCCGTGGCGGACTACGAGGCGCAATTGGTCGGCGCCCGGTCCACCCTGCGGGAGGCCAAGCTCAACATCCAGCGCAACAGCACCCTTCTTCAGGAAAAGATTGTCTCCCAGAGCACCTTCGATACGGCGCAAAGCAACTACGAGACCAGCCGGGCCAGAGTGCTTTCCCTGGAGCAGACCTTGCGCCGGGCGAAATTGAACCTTCTTTACACGGAATTGACCGCCCCCTTTGATGGGGTCGTCGCCAGAAGGTACATTTCGAACCATGAATTCGTTCAGGCCCAGGAGTCCATCGTCGATCTGGAAGACATCTCCTCCCTGGACATCGTCGTGGACGTGCCCGAAAACGTGTGGGTCCGGGCGTTCAGCGAAGGGGATAAGGAAAAATCCAGCAATATCGCAAGTTTCGAGTCTCTTCCCGGCAAAACGTTTCCGCTCCGTCTCAAGGAGTACCAGACCAACTCCGACCCCGGCACCCAGACCTACAAGGTGACCCTGACCATTGACGACGCGGAGGAATCCGGCGTGTATCCCGGCATGACAGCGGAGATCAGCGGGGTGATGCAGGGGCCGGGCGCGGACACCTCCGTCAGCGTCCCGTTTCACGCTATCGTCGGGGACGCCAAAGGGGAGAAGTACGTCTGGATCCTGAACAAGGACAACACGGTCAGCAAGCGCGAAGTGGTTCTGGGGCGGATTTCCGATCTGGGCATGGCCCTGGTGACTTCGGGGCTCACTCCCGGGGAGACCCTGGTGTCGGCCGGCGTGAACTATCTGCATGAAGGGCAGAAGGTGGAGACCCTGAAAGGGCGCATCGGAGGCCGTCAATGAACATTGCCGAGTATTCCATCAGAAAGAGCACGGTCACCCTTGTCCTGACCCTATGCTTTCTCGTTGGCGGCGTCGCGGCCTTCATGAACATGCCGAGGCTGGAAGACCCCGACTTCACCATCAAGGAAGCCCTGGTTATCACCAACTACCCCGGGGCGACACCCGAGGAAGTGGCCAACGAGGTCACCGACGTCATAGAAAGCGCCACCCAGCAGCTCGGGCAGCTGGACAAGGTGAGCTCCCAATCCAATCCCGGCCAGTCCATCGTCACGGTGGAAGTCAAGGAGAAGTACGACAAGGAGACCCTGCCCCAGGTCTGGGACGAACTGCGCCGCAAGATAAACGACGCGCAGGGCGAATTGCCTCCCGGAGCCGGACCGTCCCTGGTCGTGGACGATTTCAGCGACGTTTACGGCATTCTCCTGTCCATCAGCGGAGACGGGTACTCCACGCAGGACATTCAGGACTTCGCCAAGTACCTGCGCAAGCAACTCCTGCTCGTGGACAACGTGGCCAAGATCAGCCTTTGGGGCGAACAGCAGGAGAACGTGTATATCGAGATGTCCCGCGCCCGCATGAGCCGCATGGGCGTGACCATGGACGCCGTGACCGACACCCTGGCGCAGCGCAATCTCGTGGTCCCGGCGGGCAACGTGCGGGTGGGGCCCGAATACGTCCGCATCTCGCCGACGGGCGTCAAGCCCACGGTGAAGAGCCTCGGCGACCTGCTCATCGCCAATGCCGACGGGACCAACCTCGTGGCCCTCAAGGAGATCGCCGATATCAGCCGGGGGTATTCGGACACGCCCTCGCAGGTGATGCGCTTCGACGGCAAGCCGGCCGTGGCCATGGGCATTTCCATGATCTCCACGGGCAACGTGGTGGAGCTGGGAAAGGCCATCGACCAGCGGCTTGAGGAACTCCAGAGCATGACCCCGGTGGGCATGCACATCAATACGGTCTACTATCAGCCCAAACGGGTCGAGCAGGC
Proteins encoded:
- a CDS encoding TetR/AcrR family transcriptional regulator, producing MTKRESILKAAAKLFADYSYDMVGIRDIAREADVNSAMISYYFGGKSGLHREIFARFVQVVLAVARVHLERAADSLDLCNGTCRALLDVARKNREVFLVGLRSMNRDLEWLKDDQEWLREKSDEYFAGFLARTGRREKMPQTQRLIFDGVMGMLFSDYLLGGGDNINDDESLDKYAETITQILSYGLPSLVE
- a CDS encoding molybdopterin-containing oxidoreductase family protein — protein: MAKATITRSSCRGCHGVCQLLVHQDETGRIVKITGDKDSPTSQGFICPKGARAADTLYHPDRITRPMLREKGRGEAAWRAIEWDEALDLMESHFKRIIDEHGPEYIAIAQGTGRPYTEFTPRFCNALGSPNHVSPAHNCYVPRNICAGMTMGWFPQPDIYGRSGTMPRCVMVFGSNIMESGGEGGYCGKMVTKALDQADKTIIIDPRRIKACEGSDYHLALRPGSECALMLGMLHAVIVNEAYDKDFVENHCFGFDKLQAHIQPFTTRWAQEITGVPAEMIEEAALTFARTGPSALIWGNGIDESVSAFQTARAVYLLLALCGSIDAPGGMVRWVPPANLRPKSHMVDHSVQGAQFLSPEQQKKCISPFPLCPGAHPPTFWQACVDGKPYKPKAIWLIGTNPIMTHTRGDVVQRALRDHMEFVVTSDFFMTPTAAVSDLVLPAAHWLEQEDVVYFHKIWCVLSRKKLAQVGETRDDRAVMLEMAHRLGLDEAFPWKDWDDYLKWILEPSGMTFEEFAEKDILFGDMGYRKYEKEGFKTPSGKFELYSNVMEHMGLDPLPVYTEPPLSPVSTPELLDEYPFILMTGCKIKGFFHSEGRNIPALRKLHPDPMVDMHPEDAAALGLEAGQMVEVATPYGRQRFKLHPDDRLQRGVVHAEHAWWFPEREEPDFDCFTSNANLLFGNEHFDPISGAQPLKCLLCAVQPLSDAVESAA
- a CDS encoding efflux RND transporter periplasmic adaptor subunit, translating into MMKNIVLILALTIFVAGCGDGEKVVKPEAVRPVRVFTTDGTVQLDSRTYPGKVKASKEATLAFRLSGEVVELKVNEGDFVRKGQLIAMLDQRDYRAAVADYEAQLVGARSTLREAKLNIQRNSTLLQEKIVSQSTFDTAQSNYETSRARVLSLEQTLRRAKLNLLYTELTAPFDGVVARRYISNHEFVQAQESIVDLEDISSLDIVVDVPENVWVRAFSEGDKEKSSNIASFESLPGKTFPLRLKEYQTNSDPGTQTYKVTLTIDDAEESGVYPGMTAEISGVMQGPGADTSVSVPFHAIVGDAKGEKYVWILNKDNTVSKREVVLGRISDLGMALVTSGLTPGETLVSAGVNYLHEGQKVETLKGRIGGRQ
- a CDS encoding iron-containing alcohol dehydrogenase codes for the protein MLITKFAIPEVIFGNGSIKYLAPCARRLGAKRVLLVSDPGVERAGWVEVVMDLLRKDSIECVYFNEVSSNPRDVQVHKGAELYVENGADVIVGIGGGSPIDAAKGISTIVGNGGRIRDYEGANKIMRPLPPMIFIPSTAGSGSDVSQFCIITDVERQVKMSIISRSLVPNLSIIDPMILMTKSRELIAASAVDALAHAVESYVSRMASPFTEPQSMQAIQLFMENVREAVDSKSPEALKNLSIASTAAGMAFSNAGLGIAHSLAHSIGGRFDVLHGMVHPVLLPSVMRFNLMSRPKKLARVGFQITGVQCRSEEKQAMKGIEYLEQLFLDLGATCRLNDILPDDSELELLCHKALPDACTLTNPREATCKDLMSICEAAW
- a CDS encoding two-component system sensor histidine kinase NtrB, yielding MVSTAKTTLEDLMGIEHSKLNFFQELRQSIEKLTASHRESEDQRLEIAAILEGITDVMMVLSENLEIISVNHVFLELFPGINPIGRYCYEVFRHTNYPCHECPAFRSLSTDTVCRETAIFRIGGRNRQFQMVAAPLKNPHLPQHRVLIFKRDVTMEKEYQAKFYQAEKMATTGMLAAGVAHEVNNPLAAVAGFAEGLKRRLPRLENVVDDELYEDFKEYTDTILKECSRCQKIVQTLLTFSRPMVADFTQVSVNRVVKDTIRILQHHFKNHPKLKVSMSLAETLPMIYGDEAQLKQVALNLLTNAVDAIGEEGELCVSTCLHEGGVRMAVSDTGCGIPEKNLDKLFEPFFTTKPVGKGIGIGLATCYHIVQDHGGEITVNSELGTGTCFSVTLPIGKRGRHG